ATTGTTAGTGGTTCTGATATAGAAGATAGTTATAATATAAAACACTTAAGAAATTTGGGTGTAAAAATTTATATAGGACATAAAAGAAGCAACCTTGATCCAAAAACAAATCTTATCATAATTACATCATCAATTAGTAAAGATAACCCCGAGGTATTAAAAGCACGGCAGCTAAAAATAGCTATGAAAGACAGGGGAGAATACCTAGGCAAACTAATGAAAAACAAAAGAAGCGTTGCCGTTGCTGGTACTCATGGCAAAACAACGATCTCTTCAATGATTTCAGTAATACTGGATAAAGCTGGTATGGATCCTACTGTTGCCGTAGGGGGTCTCATAAAAGAGTTTGGCAACCAAAATTGGATAAAGGGAAAGAGTGACTTAATCGTTGTTGAGGCATGTGAATATAAGTCTTCATTTTTAAAACTTAAGCCAAGCATAGCGGTAATATCCAATATAGAAAAAGAGCACCTAGATTATTTCAAAAATATAGATAAAATAATTGATGCTTTTAAAAATTTTTTAAAGTTAGTACCCCAAAATGGCTTCGCAGTTGTAAATGCTGATGATATAAACATTCAGAAAATATTAACAAATACTCAATTTGATTTTCCGATAATAACCTATGGGATGTCAGAAAGCTTGGCAGAATGGAGAATTGAAAATGTTAAAGAAGAAAAGGGTCAGGTATCTTTTGACGTATTTAAAAATAAACAGATTATTGATAATTTTATAATTAGAGTACCCGGCAAACATAACACAATGAATGCCTTGGCTTCTATAATTGTGACTTCAAAGTTAGGCGTTAATCTTAAAACTATTAAAGAAACCTTGTTAGAGTTTACTGGCGCGAAAAGAAGAATGGAACTCAAAGGAGAAAAAAATGGAATTATAGTAATTGATGACTATGGACATCATCCAACAGAAATCAAGGTAACATTGGAAGCAATTAAAAATTTTTACACTAATAGAAAAAGGCTGTGGTGCATATTCCAACCTCATCAATATTCTAGAACTCGGCTATTTTTCAATGATTTTATAAATTCCTTTGACTTAGCTGATAAATTAATCATAAATGATATATATGAAGTTAGAGATACTAAAAAAGACATTCAAGCCGTTAACTCAAAAAAACTAGTAGAAAAAATTCAAGAAAAAAAAGAGATAGATACATTGTATATAGAATCATTTAAGGAGACGGCAAAATATTTATCTAAAAATGCAGAAAATGGGGATATAATATTAACTATCGGGGCAGGCCCAGTTTATCAAGTAGGAGAGTTATTTTTAAATGAAAATTGTAAAAAATAAATCTTTATGTAACTATACATCCTTTAGAATAGGGGGGGAGGCTGATTACTTTGCTGAAGTAAACAGTAATGGAGATATATTGAAAGCGGTTAACTTTGCCCAAAAGAAAAATATTCCCTATGTTGCTATTGGTAATGGATCAAATATTTTAGTTAATGATAAGGGGTATAGGGGATTAATAATCAAGATATCTAATATTAACTGCATAAACATAGAAAAAGATAAAATTACATGCAGTGCTGGATTACCTTTGAGCAAGCTGCTCCAAGAAGTAAAAAATAATAATCTAGGCGACATAGAATTTTTAATTGGCATACCTGGTACAGTAGGAGGAGCGGTAGTTGGCAATGCCGGCATGAAAAACAAACATATTTCAAATATTTTATATAAAGCAGAATTATTAAAGTCTAACGGTAAAATAATTGAAGTAGATAAATCTTATTTTGGCTTTGGCTATCGCGAAAGTAATCTTAAAAATAATAAAGATATATTATTAGAAGCTACGTTTAAACTAAAAAAAATATCCAAAAAAATACCAGATAAAATAACGAAAGCAGTCATTAAAAATAGAGTAAATCAACCTATCGGCTATTCT
This portion of the bacterium CG_4_10_14_0_2_um_filter_33_32 genome encodes:
- the murC gene encoding UDP-N-acetylmuramate--L-alanine ligase: MKIHFIGIGGIGMSALAGIAVKSGYIVSGSDIEDSYNIKHLRNLGVKIYIGHKRSNLDPKTNLIIITSSISKDNPEVLKARQLKIAMKDRGEYLGKLMKNKRSVAVAGTHGKTTISSMISVILDKAGMDPTVAVGGLIKEFGNQNWIKGKSDLIVVEACEYKSSFLKLKPSIAVISNIEKEHLDYFKNIDKIIDAFKNFLKLVPQNGFAVVNADDINIQKILTNTQFDFPIITYGMSESLAEWRIENVKEEKGQVSFDVFKNKQIIDNFIIRVPGKHNTMNALASIIVTSKLGVNLKTIKETLLEFTGAKRRMELKGEKNGIIVIDDYGHHPTEIKVTLEAIKNFYTNRKRLWCIFQPHQYSRTRLFFNDFINSFDLADKLIINDIYEVRDTKKDIQAVNSKKLVEKIQEKKEIDTLYIESFKETAKYLSKNAENGDIILTIGAGPVYQVGELFLNENCKK
- a CDS encoding UDP-N-acetylenolpyruvoylglucosamine reductase, whose translation is MKIVKNKSLCNYTSFRIGGEADYFAEVNSNGDILKAVNFAQKKNIPYVAIGNGSNILVNDKGYRGLIIKISNINCINIEKDKITCSAGLPLSKLLQEVKNNNLGDIEFLIGIPGTVGGAVVGNAGMKNKHISNILYKAELLKSNGKIIEVDKSYFGFGYRESNLKNNKDILLEATFKLKKISKKIPDKITKAVIKNRVNQPIGYSAGSIFKNPKSMFAGKIIEDLGMKGKKKNNAQISQIHANFIINLGGAKAADVKYLINQIKRKTMNKYGIHLEREIRYLEERGWR